One Nicotiana tomentosiformis chromosome 4, ASM39032v3, whole genome shotgun sequence genomic window carries:
- the LOC104098682 gene encoding B3 domain-containing protein At1g49475-like gives MSPDEGIDFSHCSLNKQNFDITSSHKEQTAETAERRLPEEPKPVDSPETPPQFFKVILSPHASKLHIPDEFVMEYGVDLRDVVSLEVPDGAMWKVKLQNCSGMAWLKEGWNRFKEYYSIGCGYFLLFRYNGNSHFSVFIFDLSASEIDYPPGPNEDEISPGLNEDLTPEISPGPNENLAPENLCVVAEPEENPLTCQENSCAETLLMISQPSRPNV, from the exons ATGAG TCCAGATGAGGGGATTGATTTTTCTCACTGCAGTCTCAATAAGCAAAACTTTGACATTACCTCATCACACAAAGAGCAGACGGCAGAGACGGCAGAGAGACGCCTGCCAGAGGAACCAAAACCGGTAGATAGCCCGGAGACACCACCTCAGTTCTTCAAAGTTATCCTATCTCCTCATGCCTCTAAATTA CACATCCCAGATGAATTTGTAATGGAGTACGGGGTGGATCTGCGAGATGTTGTGTCGCTTGAGGTTCCAGATGGCGCAATGTGGAAAGTAAAATTGCAAAATTGTAGTGGCATGGCATGGTTAAAGGAGGGTTGGAACCGATTCAAGGAGTACTATTCAATTGGTTGTGGTTACTTTTTACTCTTCCGATATAACGGAAATTCCCATTTCTCTGTGTTTATATTTGATTTAAGTGCTTCCGAGATTGATTATCCTCCTGGCCCAAATGAAGATGAGATTTCTCCTGGTCTAAATGAAGATCTGACACCAGAGATTTCTCCGGGCCCAAATGAAAATTTGGCGCCTGAGAATTTATGTGTTGTGGCTGAGCCAGAGGAGAACCCCTTAACTTGTCAAGAAAATAGTTGTGCGGAGACGTTACTGATGATATCCCAGCCATCAAGGCCAAATGTATAA
- the LOC104098681 gene encoding remorin 4.2-like, which translates to MLNDQRALVIANTSNNNSHNNNNNNIETDHGDQYDDQNQDQRDDHIRDIHALTPPRQPPSTNINRNRRRETWETSSHRSSSLSSEGGAPSENFTTMSREFNALVIAGSSIPTTTNNNGTSHEAEGTSHNNLGRIFEEENMEENNPLAIVADNNNIHLDPSPSPRAHGTTSGTSESSNMSVNQLQGEVTVHRVKKEEVESKINAWQTAKIAKVNNRFKREDAVINGWENEEVQKATSWMKKVERKLEEKRAKAMEKMQNDVANARRKAEERRASAEAKRGTKVARVLELANLMRAVGRAPAKRSFF; encoded by the exons ATGTTGAATGATCAAAGAGCTCTAGTCATAGCAAACACGAGCAATAATAACagccacaacaacaacaacaataacatagaAACTGATCACGGCGATCAATATGATGATCAAAATCAAGATCAACGAGACGATCATATTAGAGACATACATGCTCTAACACCACCAAGGCAACCACCATCGACGAATATTAATCGTAATCGTAGAAGAGAAACTTGGGAAACAAGTAGCCATAGATCATCATCTTTGTCCTCAGAAGGAGGAGCTCCAAGTGAGAACTTTACAACCATGAGTAGAGAGTTCAATGCTTTGGTTATAGCTGGATCTTCAATTCCTACTACTACAAATAACAATGGTACAAGTCATGAAGCTGAAGGTACAAGTCATAACAACTTGGGAAGGATTTTTGAAGAGGAAAATATGGAGGAAAATAATCCTTTAGCTATTGTAGCAGATAATAATAATATTCATTTGGATCCAAGTCCTTCACCTAGAGCACATGGTACTACTAGTGGGACTAGTGAAAGTTCAAATATGAGTGTAAACCAATTACAAGGAGAAGTGACAGTACATAGGGTGAAAAAAGAGGAAGTTGAATCAAAGATTAATGCATGGCAAACTGCTAAAATTGCTAAGGTTAATAATAGGTTTAAGAGAGAAGATGCTGTAATTAATGGCTGGGAAAATGAAGAGGTCCAAAAGGCAACTTCTTGGATGAAGAAAGTTGAG AGGAAGCTAGAGGAGAAAAGAGCAAAAGCAATGGAAAAGATGCAAAATGATGTAGCAAATGCAAGAAGAAAAGCAGAGGAAAGAAGGGCATCAGCTGAAGCTAAGAGAGGAACAAAAGTAGCAAGAGTTCTTGAATTAGCCAACTTGATGAGAGCTGTTGGCAGAGCTCCAGCCAAACGCTCTTTCTTTTAA